One genomic region from Augochlora pura isolate Apur16 chromosome 7, APUR_v2.2.1, whole genome shotgun sequence encodes:
- the LOC144473810 gene encoding G patch domain-containing protein 1 homolog: protein MSDSEDENYVAFGVPLDPIDEENIPRKKPVTIEEQYAYDAYGRRRFHGAFTGGFSAGYFNTVGTRDGWRPQQFKSSRGSKAESVAQRPEDFMDEEDTSQFGIAPKGIRATSDYADHGQRGVKRERSNRDSSGPIPGTPVLKELLKPAKDTVGIMLLKQMGWRPGQGIGSRLTKKEKAKIKKRNDKIRALKQQYGKAGSGTSSDESEDDYGDVTFAPDDYEPFRCNPKDNYFGIGYSGLDRRTILSGHIDLFDTPAFSVQEKNKKLSIHGQAFGVGAFEADDEDIYEREDMSRYDFSLGPERKAKSRWSDNSNSKNCNNCLEGFLPAKNKLQQKKIYPPPELPKDYVPVHVVRKSRFYPPIENIPRTVENGKRTDLTAADRARILEDTHTVKKVSDTHPNAVPSVASNIISKTLNLHGKQQTEERQKLENQQAKAATSWMDKLNVQSFVKGGIVGKEAEGSLKKLEEFKDSSKNDEGQITNKLEGDSSMEKSTAKASFGDSDKQKRFEQYLDLLKEGEKHKLDSIQPLSMTEWDREHEREEFEQAVRLFEQPTNDNVLNKFTHAGESTCSGIVPEKCDLENDMKQAVKMKLFGKLTRERIEWKPMSIVCKRFNIPEPKVGCAQPELKNKATKFSIFDSLDFSHPSKFLKATDTVTKPLEKIDSGLKDRNVTNDAVPEIKVHDDLSTNEVQEIEHISEKVRNFEASYEKIFGKEVQETAPTISEVKQNLNIQTDSSTALKDLEIAATNQDDSNTLNQVPKNTSEEKKDLFKSIFLSSSEESDSEPEESIDSEAVKSVLIGKPAAEMNTKRNTSPPRGIFAKLDLDNLLSSSKNSEQANKNVRTEIDENRASHSEIVTVPNESNETSTNLEEPIMLPDMYGPALPSRLVKVEDSTSEATSFQTSKPVFRSVVTKPKTDTKISGVWVEKRKAKKVKKEKKKHKHKEHKSSKHKRKSKKERRSSS, encoded by the exons ATGAGTGATTCCGAAGACGAGAATTATGTGGCCTTTGGTGTTCCTCTCGATCCTATAGACGAAG AGAATATACCAAGAAAGAAGCCCGTGACAATCGAGGAACAGTATGCATATGATGCATACGGTAGACGCAGATTTCATGGAGCATTTACGGGCGGTTTCTCTGCTGGATATTTTAACACTGTTGGCACTAGAGATGGATGGAGACCACAACAGTTCAAGTCTTCCAGAGGCAGTAAAGCGGAGAGCGTTGCTCAACGACCTGAAGATTTTATGGACGAAGAGGATACAAGCCAATTTGGAATTGCTCCGAAAGGTATCCGTGCTACAAGTGATTATGCCGATCATGGTCAAAGAGGAGTAAAACGGGAGAGAAGTAATCGTGATAGTAGTGGTCCCATTCCTGGTACTCCTGTATTAAAGGAGCTTTTAAAACCTGCAAA AGACACAGTTGGTATTATGTTACTGAAACAAATGGGTTGGAGACCAGGACAGGGTATAGGATCCAGACTCACTAAGAAAGAGAAGgctaaaattaagaaaagaaatgacAAAATAAGAGCATTAAAACAACAGTATGGTAAAGCTGGTTCTGGAACTAGTTCAGATGAATCAGAGGATGACTATGGAGATGTTACATTTGCTCCTGATGATTATGAACCATTTAG atGTAATccaaaagataattattttggtaTTGGATACAGTGGATTAGACAGAAGAACCATACTTTCAGGGCacattgatttatttgataCTCCTGCGTTTAGTGtgcaagagaaaaataaaaaattatcaatacaTGGCCAAGCGTTTGGCGTTGGCGCTTTTGAAGCCGACGATGaagatatttatgaaagaGAGGACATGTCCCGCTATGATTTTTCGTTAGGTCCAGAACGCAAAGCTAAGTCTAGGTGGTCAGATAATAGCAATTCaaaaaactgtaataattgcCTAGAAGGTTTTCTGCCggcaaaaaataaattgcagcaGAAAAAGATTTATCCACCTCCGGAGTTGCCTAAAGACTATGTACCGGTGCACGTGGTCAGAAAAAGTCGATTTTATCCACCGATTGAAAACATTCCTCGCACAGTAGAAAATGGGAAGCGTACAGATCTTACAGCTGCTGATAGGGCTAGAATATTGGAAGATACGCATACTGTTAAAAAAGTATCGGATACGCATCCGAACGCAGTGCCGTCGGTTGCTTCCaacattatttctaaaacGTTAAATTTACATGGGAAACAACAAACAGAGGAAAGACAAAAATTAGAGAATCAACAAGCTAAGGCAGCCACCTCGTGGATGGATAAACTCAATGTTCAGAGTTTCGTTAAAGGCGGTATCGTTGGCAAAGAAGCTGAAGGAAGTCTAAAGAAGctagaagaatttaaagacTCATCTAAAAACGATGAAGGTCAAATTACAAACAAGTTAGAGGGAGATAGCTCTATGGAAAAAAGCACAGCAAAAGCGTCTTTCGGAGATTCTGATAAGCAGAAACGctttgaacaatatttagaCCTTTTGAAGGAAGGTGAAAAACATAAGCTGGATAGTATACAACCACTATCAATGACCGAGTGGGATAGAGAACATGAACGAGAAGAATTTGAACAAGCGGTCAGATTGTTTGAGCAGCCAACCAATGACAATGTCTTGAACAAGTTTACGCATGCCGGTGAGTCTACATGTAGTGGTATCGTTCCTGAAAAGTGCGATTTAGAAAACGATATGAAGCAAGctgtgaaaatgaaattgtttggGAAACTGACTAGAGAGCGCATAGAATGGAAACCAATGAGTATAGTCTGCAAGAGGTTCAATATTCCAGAACCGAAAGTCGGATGTGCTCAGCCTGAGCTGAAGAATAAAGCAACgaagttttcaattttcgattcGCTCGATTTCAGCCATCCTTCGAAATTCTTGAAAGCAACCGATACTGTAACAAAGCCGCTAGAGAAAATTGATTCTGGATTGAAAGACAGAAATGTAACAAATGATGCAGTTCCAGAGATAAAGGTGCACGATGATCTGTCTACCAACGAGGTTCAAGAAATAGAACATATATCAGAAAAAGTCAGAAATTTCGAGGCGTCTTATGAAAAAATCTTTGGTAAAGAAGTTCAAGAAACAGCTCCTACAATTTCCGAAGTCAAACAAAACTTGAACATTCAAACAGACTCGAGTACAGCATTGAAAGATTTAGAAATAGCAGCCACAAATCAGGACGATAGTAATACATTAAACCAGGTACCAAAGAATACGTctgaagaaaagaaagatcttttcaaatcaattttcttaagTAGCAGCGAAGAATCGGACTCAGAGCCGGAAGAGAGTATAGACAGTGAGGCTGTAAAGTCAGTGCTAATTGGTAAACCTGCAGCTGAAATGAATACAAAAAGGAATACTTCTCCACCGAGAGGAATTTTTGCTAAATTAGACTTGGATAATCTGCTCTCTAGTTCAAAGAATAGCGAacaagcaaataaaaatgtgagaaCGGAAATAGATGAAAATAGAGCATCTCATTCTGAAATAGTAACTGTGCCGAATGAAAGCAATGAGACTAGTACGAATTTGGAGGAGCCAATAATGTTACCAGACATGTATGGACCAGCTCTTCCCTCGAGACTCGTCAAAGTCGAAGATTCTACATCCGAAGCAACCAGTTTTCAAACCTCGAAACCTGTGTTCAGAAGTGTTGTAACCAAACCTAAGACGGATACAAAGATTTCTGGAGTGTGGGTGGAGAAAAGGAAAGCGAAAAAAgtgaagaaggagaagaagaagcacAAGCATAAAGAACATAAAAGTTCTAAGCATAAACGAAAATCGAAGAAGGAAAGACGTAGCAGTTCGTAG